One stretch of Papaver somniferum cultivar HN1 unplaced genomic scaffold, ASM357369v1 unplaced-scaffold_154, whole genome shotgun sequence DNA includes these proteins:
- the LOC113336807 gene encoding agamous-like MADS-box protein AGL61, producing the protein MVAMAVKNKKERKPSQGRKKIPIKMIEIKSNRQVTFSKRRNGLFKKASELCVLCGAEVAVIVFSPAGKAYSFGNPQVDSTIKRFLTSHDNNNNNNHQLAIRPNNVHRHGFSAHEQQQLQTQQQYIKVSNQLDLEKKRGVLVEKLKKLNSTNDGSDKFWWEIPIDGLSLNELEQMKSAMEELKKTVAKRIEELVINGAATSSSPVMMPTPFLNPNPICCMNSYAPGENLPEAKCSITATTTTAIVPYDDYNC; encoded by the coding sequence atggtggcgatggcagtgaagaacaaaaaagaaagGAAACCAAGTCAAGGTAGGAAAAAGATCCCAataaaaatgatagaaatcaaatcAAACAGACAAGTCACGTTTTCTAAGCGTCGCAATGGTTTATTCAAGAAAGCAAGTGAACTCTGTGTATTATGTGGTGCTGAAGTTGCTGTTATCGTTTTCTCTCCGGCCGGTAAAGCATACTCTTTCGGGAACCCACAAGTCGATTCCACCATAAAACGATTCCTAACCTcacatgataataataataataataatcatcaACTGGCGATTCGACCGAACAATGTTCATCGACATGGATTTTCGGCGCATGAACAACAGCAGCTGCAGACACAGCAACAGTATATTAAGGTTTCTAATCAACTAGACCTTGAGAAAAAGAGAGGAGTATTGGTAGAGAAACTGAAGAAGCTTAATTCTACTAATGATGGTAGCGATAAGTTTTGGTGGGAAATACCCATTGATGGGTTGAGTTTGAATGAATTAGAACAGATGAAATCAGCAATGGAAGAATTGAAGAAAACCGTCGCTAAAAGAATCGAGGAGTTGGTGATAAATGGAGCTGCTACATCTTCTTCTCCAGTGATGATGCCGACGCCGTTCTTGAACCCGAATCCAATCTGTTGTATGAATTCGTACGCACCTGGTGAGAATCTTCCAGAAGCAAAATGCAGTATTACGGCAACTACTACAACTGCTATCGTCCCTTATGATGATTATaattgctga
- the LOC113336717 gene encoding E3 ubiquitin-protein ligase RHF1A-like: MEDFVTPLKSDPMMLKPVCSFNEEEEEEKEDCSICFEPFTSDDPSAVTSCKHEYHLQCILEWSQRSKECPICWQLLVLKDSSSQELLAAVGIERASRSRRGSSNTPIVRQNSFEDIESDHVGSYAVDSEFDDNIMQHLAASAMGRTHHFRRKQNRRSDVDQDIYLGFASPSNGSEFEHAYTNSPVRSQNLGNLVSHEANSAASVMAFGRSNQPTSTVLLSGLHTASNISDNRYDPPRPSIFAAETPPSSPQRSRPSDLLSLSESFKSRFSAASSRYKESISKSTRGIKEKLLSRNNSVKELSKEVQREVTAGISGVTRLMERLDPTSKRAGPSAGSVTSDTLRTSESLRNRKFMQDSLTSHSSSSNSAKIAQTTSSNASVFRPSNLSSNPRRMPNTHVQDVL, encoded by the exons ATGGAGGATTTCGTTACTCCCTTGAAGAGTGATCCGATGATGTTGAAACCTGTTTGTTcatttaatgaagaagaagaagaggaaaaggaaGATTGTAGCATTTGTTTCGAACCCTTTACCTCGGATGATCCTTCtgct GTGACCAGTTGCAAACATGAGTATCATCTTCAATGCATTCTCGAATG GTCCCAGAGAAGCAAGGAGTGTCCGATATGCTGGCAGTTGCTTGTGTTGAAGGACTCTTCAAG CCAAGAGCTCCTTGCAGCAGTGGGGATTGAAAGGGCATCTAGATCAAGGCGTGGATCTTCCAATACACCCATAGTTCGTCAAAACTCCTTCGAGGATATAGAATCTGATCAT GTCGGATCATATGCAGTTGACTCGGAATTTGATGACAATATTATGCAGCATCTAGCGGCTTCTGCAATGGGTAGGACTCATCATTTTAGGAGGAAGCAGAACCGTCGATCTGATGTCGACCAAGACATATATCTTGGCTTTGCTTCTCCTTCAAATGGATCTGAGTTTGAGCATGCATATACAAATTCACCAGTTCGCAGTCAAAATCTTGGAAATTTGGTGTCACACGAAGCTAATTCAGCAGCATCCGTCATGGCTTTTGGAAGATCAAATCAACCTACATCAACTGTGCTGTTGTCTGGTCTGCATACAGCCTCTAACATATCAGACAACAGATATGATCCTCCCAGACCAAG TATTTTTGCTGCAGAAACACCACCATCTAGTCCACAGAGATCACGGCCGTCAGACTTGCTCTCGCTTTCTGAATCCTTTAAATCTAGATTTTCTGCTGCTTCATCCAG ATATAAAGAATCCATCTCAAAAAGCACTCGAGGTATTAAAGAAAAGCTACTATCACGAAACAACTCAGTTAAAGAGCTGAGCAAAGAAGTTCAACGTGAGGTCACTGCAGGTATTTCTGGTGTAACCCGGCTGATGGAACGCCTCGACCCTACCTCAAAGCGAGCTGGACCTTCTGCTGGTTCTGTTACTAGTGATACTTTGAGAACTTCGGAGTCTCTTCGTAACAGGAAGTTCATGCAAGACAGCCTGACTTCACATTCTAGTAGCAGCAACAGTGCGAAAATTGCCCAGACCACTAGCTCAAATGCTTCTGTTTTTCGCCCTAGCAACCTTTCTTCTAACCCACGTCGAATGCCAAATACTCATGTACAG GATGTTCTTTGA